Proteins from a single region of Catenulispora acidiphila DSM 44928:
- a CDS encoding NADPH-dependent FMN reductase: protein MTTKILAFSGALRKASTNTALVRAAKQLAPEGVEIEIYDGIGQLPFFDQDLEGDVPAAVAEFRAKIAAADGVLIASPEYNYSIPGVLKNALDWASRPYGESVLTGKPVAVMGASGSGFGTVRAQNHLRDVFHWLDAKVVTKPEVHVGNNWERFDNEGNLVDETSRNLVAGLIAALVVQIEETQKVKANA from the coding sequence GTGACCACCAAGATCCTCGCCTTCTCCGGTGCCCTGCGTAAGGCCTCCACCAACACCGCCCTGGTCCGCGCCGCCAAGCAGCTGGCGCCGGAGGGCGTGGAGATCGAGATCTACGACGGCATCGGCCAGCTGCCCTTCTTCGACCAGGACCTCGAGGGCGACGTCCCGGCCGCCGTCGCCGAGTTCCGGGCCAAGATCGCCGCCGCCGACGGCGTCCTGATCGCCAGCCCCGAGTACAACTACTCGATCCCCGGCGTCCTGAAGAACGCCCTGGACTGGGCCTCCCGCCCCTACGGCGAGTCGGTCCTGACCGGCAAGCCGGTCGCCGTCATGGGCGCCTCCGGCAGCGGCTTCGGCACCGTCCGCGCCCAGAACCACCTCCGCGACGTCTTCCACTGGCTCGACGCCAAGGTCGTCACCAAGCCCGAGGTCCACGTCGGCAACAACTGGGAGCGCTTCGACAACGAGGGCAACCTGGTCGACGAGACCTCGCGCAACCTCGTCGCCGGCCTCATCGCCGCCCTGGTCGTGCAGATCGAGGAGACCCAGAAGGTCAAGGCCAACGCCTGA
- a CDS encoding winged helix-turn-helix transcriptional regulator, producing the protein MADNTATPHGEQHLSSFCPRFHTAVEIIGRRWSGAILRAMLAGSTRYTDIACSVPKLSDRLLSERLKEFEQVGIVERVVIPETPVRVEYHLTQKGAELEPAFQQLADWAEKWIELPPLPEGVGCQESFLEPGEGR; encoded by the coding sequence ATGGCCGACAACACCGCGACGCCGCACGGGGAGCAACACCTGAGCTCCTTCTGCCCCCGCTTCCACACCGCGGTGGAGATCATCGGGCGCCGCTGGTCCGGGGCGATCCTCCGGGCGATGCTCGCCGGCTCCACCCGCTACACCGACATCGCCTGCTCCGTCCCCAAGCTCTCCGACCGCCTGCTGTCCGAACGCCTCAAGGAGTTCGAGCAGGTCGGCATCGTCGAGCGCGTCGTGATCCCGGAGACCCCGGTGCGGGTGGAGTACCACCTCACCCAGAAGGGCGCCGAACTGGAACCGGCGTTCCAGCAGCTCGCCGACTGGGCCGAGAAGTGGATCGAACTCCCGCCGCTGCCTGAGGGCGTCGGCTGCCAGGAGTCGTTTTTGGAGCCCGGCGAGGGGCGCTAA
- a CDS encoding acetoacetate--CoA ligase, which produces MSAADQPAAFGELLWTPTDAQRLGSPLQRYLDWLPKQGVGPFPAYADAWQWSVEHPAEFWESLWRYFDVQAATPYTAVLPDAAMPGARWFPGATLNFAEHVFRAASDDRPALLFVEEGAEPVEISWAELRRQVAGLAATLRAWGVGVGDTVAAFLPNTPHAIVAQLAVASVGAVWSACGPDFGTQGVLDRFAQIQPKVFIGVDGYRYGGKRIDRRAECMETRDALPSVEHTVWVDYQFPEGPACAESIRWAEAVAGPEGATAAEPQLVFEAVPFDHPLWILYSSGTTGLPKGIVHGHGGILLEHYKAIAFHMGVEEGDRFFWYSSTSWMMWNIVLGSLLLGATAVLYDGSPAFPDVSGLWQLAEKTGATMLGTSAGYLMASQKAELHPGRDLDLSALRAIGSTGSPLPPTGFRWVYEAVGSDIWLNSLSGGTDVCTAFVAGNPLLPVYSGEIQCRALGCRVESWDPEGKPHLGEVGELVLTAPTPSMPVKFWNDPDGHKYHDAYFDVFPGVWRHGDWCTITERGGVVIHGRSDSTLNKQGVRMGSADIYEVVEKLPEIRESLVIGVELPDGGYWMPLFVHLAADAVLDDALKARVAAAIRAELTPRHVPDELVEIPGVPHTRTGKRLEIPVKRLLTGADPAKAVNLGTVDDPALIEWFMEYARQRDSAG; this is translated from the coding sequence ATGTCCGCAGCCGACCAGCCCGCCGCGTTCGGGGAACTGCTCTGGACGCCGACCGACGCGCAGCGTCTGGGCTCACCGCTGCAGCGGTATCTGGACTGGCTCCCCAAGCAGGGCGTTGGGCCCTTCCCGGCCTACGCCGACGCCTGGCAGTGGTCTGTCGAGCACCCGGCTGAGTTCTGGGAAAGCCTCTGGCGCTACTTCGATGTCCAGGCCGCGACTCCATACACCGCCGTTCTCCCGGACGCAGCGATGCCCGGCGCGCGCTGGTTCCCTGGCGCCACCCTGAACTTCGCCGAGCACGTCTTCCGCGCCGCCTCCGACGACCGCCCGGCCCTGCTGTTCGTCGAGGAGGGCGCCGAGCCGGTCGAGATCTCCTGGGCCGAGCTGCGCCGCCAGGTCGCCGGACTGGCCGCCACGCTGCGCGCCTGGGGCGTCGGCGTCGGCGACACCGTCGCGGCCTTCCTGCCCAACACCCCGCACGCGATCGTCGCGCAGCTGGCTGTGGCGTCCGTCGGCGCGGTGTGGTCCGCCTGCGGCCCGGACTTCGGCACGCAGGGCGTCCTGGACCGGTTCGCGCAGATCCAGCCGAAGGTCTTCATCGGCGTCGACGGCTACCGCTACGGCGGCAAGCGCATCGACCGCCGCGCCGAATGCATGGAGACCCGCGACGCGCTGCCGTCCGTCGAGCACACCGTCTGGGTCGACTACCAGTTCCCTGAGGGTCCGGCGTGCGCGGAGAGCATCCGCTGGGCCGAGGCTGTCGCCGGTCCGGAGGGTGCCACAGCTGCTGAGCCGCAGCTGGTCTTCGAAGCTGTCCCCTTCGACCACCCGCTGTGGATCCTCTACTCCTCGGGCACCACCGGCCTGCCCAAGGGCATCGTCCACGGCCACGGCGGCATCCTCCTGGAGCACTACAAGGCCATCGCCTTCCACATGGGCGTCGAGGAGGGCGACCGGTTCTTCTGGTACTCCTCCACGAGCTGGATGATGTGGAACATCGTCCTGGGCTCGCTCCTGCTCGGCGCGACCGCCGTGCTCTACGACGGCAGCCCGGCCTTCCCGGACGTCAGCGGGCTGTGGCAGCTCGCTGAGAAGACCGGCGCGACGATGCTCGGCACCAGCGCCGGCTACCTGATGGCCTCGCAGAAGGCGGAGCTACACCCCGGCCGCGACCTGGACCTGTCGGCGCTGCGCGCGATCGGCTCCACCGGCTCCCCGCTGCCCCCGACCGGCTTCCGCTGGGTCTACGAGGCCGTCGGCTCGGACATCTGGCTGAACTCGCTGTCCGGCGGCACCGACGTCTGTACCGCCTTCGTCGCCGGCAACCCGCTCCTGCCGGTGTACTCCGGCGAGATCCAGTGCCGCGCCCTGGGCTGCCGCGTGGAGTCCTGGGACCCCGAGGGCAAGCCGCACCTCGGCGAGGTCGGCGAGCTGGTCCTGACCGCGCCGACGCCGTCGATGCCGGTGAAGTTCTGGAACGACCCGGACGGCCACAAGTACCACGACGCCTACTTCGACGTGTTCCCCGGCGTGTGGCGGCACGGCGACTGGTGCACGATCACCGAGCGCGGCGGTGTCGTCATCCACGGCCGCTCCGACTCCACGCTGAACAAGCAGGGCGTCCGCATGGGCTCGGCGGACATCTACGAGGTCGTGGAGAAGCTGCCGGAGATCCGCGAATCGCTGGTGATCGGCGTCGAACTCCCCGACGGCGGCTACTGGATGCCGTTGTTCGTGCACCTGGCCGCCGACGCCGTCCTGGACGACGCCCTCAAGGCCCGGGTCGCCGCCGCGATCCGCGCCGAACTCACGCCCCGCCACGTCCCCGACGAACTCGTCGAGATCCCCGGCGTCCCGCACACCCGCACCGGCAAGCGCCTGGAGATCCCGGTCAAGCGACTGCTGACCGGCGCCGATCCGGCGAAGGCGGTGAACCTCGGGACGGTCGACGACCCGGCGCTGATCGAGTGGTTCATGGAGTACGCCAGGCAGCGGGACTCAGCCGGCTGA
- a CDS encoding HAD-IIA family hydrolase, whose protein sequence is MHDRKPVECWMTDMDGVLIREGHMIPGADEFIRRLRAKDRPFLVLTNNSIYTPHDLSARLTNLGIPLPAENIWTSALATAQFLDNQRPNGTAYVIGEAGLTTALYDVGYTLSEARPDYVVLGETRAYSIDAITRAIRLVTNGARFIATNPDATGPTPDGPQPACGAVAALITKATGVEPYFVGKPNPLMMREGLNKIQAHSEVTAMIGDRMDTDVLCGIEAGLETFLVLSGVTQADEIERFPFRPSRIVKSIADLVDEV, encoded by the coding sequence GTGCATGACCGCAAGCCAGTCGAGTGCTGGATGACCGACATGGACGGCGTCCTGATCCGCGAGGGGCACATGATCCCCGGCGCGGACGAGTTCATCCGCCGGCTGCGGGCGAAGGACCGGCCGTTCCTGGTGCTGACGAACAACTCGATCTACACCCCGCACGACCTGTCGGCGCGGCTGACCAATCTGGGCATCCCGCTGCCCGCGGAGAACATCTGGACCTCGGCGCTGGCCACCGCGCAGTTCCTGGACAACCAGCGGCCCAACGGGACCGCCTACGTCATAGGGGAAGCCGGGCTGACCACCGCGCTGTACGACGTCGGATACACGCTGTCCGAGGCCAGGCCGGACTACGTGGTCCTGGGCGAGACCCGCGCCTACAGCATCGACGCCATCACCCGCGCCATCCGCCTGGTGACCAACGGCGCGCGGTTCATCGCCACCAACCCCGACGCCACCGGCCCGACCCCCGACGGTCCGCAGCCGGCGTGCGGCGCGGTCGCGGCGCTCATCACCAAGGCGACCGGTGTGGAGCCCTACTTCGTGGGTAAGCCCAACCCACTGATGATGCGCGAGGGTCTGAACAAGATCCAGGCGCACTCGGAAGTGACCGCGATGATCGGTGACCGGATGGACACCGACGTGCTGTGCGGCATCGAGGCGGGTCTGGAGACCTTCCTGGTGCTGTCCGGCGTGACCCAGGCCGACGAGATCGAGCGCTTCCCCTTCCGGCCCTCCCGGATCGTGAAGTCGATCGCCGACCTGGTGGACGAGGTCTGA
- a CDS encoding MgtC/SapB family protein, producing the protein MHSVGSVLLAAVPSADNIHVPTHWDAVGRIALAWALTFALGFERQIRGAMAGDRTFSLLGAATALIGVLAGNGASTILAGAVTGIGFIGGGLCFRQTVQEHEVLHGITTAASIFACSAIGAACGLGLVKESITATAATLLTLELRHIPLIRTLDARRWNGLVHHDEHVHSQILKRGTRISSQMAEARVATADTADSDAVVLINPVIAAQQAAAATAATVMPEAPVMVDAVAADSGAAATPAGKQ; encoded by the coding sequence ATGCACTCAGTGGGGTCCGTCCTACTGGCGGCCGTTCCGTCGGCCGACAACATCCACGTCCCGACCCACTGGGACGCGGTCGGGCGCATCGCCCTGGCCTGGGCGCTGACCTTCGCGCTGGGCTTCGAGCGGCAGATCCGCGGCGCGATGGCCGGGGACCGGACCTTCTCGCTGCTGGGCGCGGCCACGGCGCTGATAGGCGTGCTGGCCGGCAACGGCGCCAGCACCATCCTGGCCGGCGCGGTCACCGGCATCGGCTTCATCGGCGGCGGGCTGTGCTTCCGGCAGACCGTCCAGGAGCACGAGGTGCTGCACGGCATCACCACCGCGGCGAGCATCTTCGCCTGCTCGGCGATCGGCGCGGCGTGCGGCCTGGGACTGGTGAAGGAGTCGATCACCGCGACCGCGGCCACGCTGCTCACCCTGGAGCTGCGCCACATCCCGCTGATCCGCACGCTCGACGCGCGCCGCTGGAACGGCCTGGTGCACCACGACGAGCATGTGCACTCGCAGATCCTCAAGCGCGGCACCAGGATCTCCTCGCAGATGGCCGAGGCCCGGGTGGCGACCGCCGACACCGCGGACAGCGACGCCGTGGTGCTCATCAACCCGGTGATCGCCGCGCAGCAGGCGGCCGCGGCCACGGCGGCGACGGTCATGCCCGAGGCGCCGGTGATGGTCGACGCCGTGGCGGCCGACAGCGGCGCGGCCGCGACACCGGCCGGGAAGCAGTAG